Proteins encoded together in one Lathyrus oleraceus cultivar Zhongwan6 chromosome 5, CAAS_Psat_ZW6_1.0, whole genome shotgun sequence window:
- the LOC127083760 gene encoding uncharacterized protein LOC127083760 — protein MIHLSQKKIKNKHILTIYCKPSKIFGSHRKSNTPLIHLLRIVVFHFFFTIPPASTLILQGLLEMAGETGMFTVQRTIGSVLCCKCGIPMQPNAANMCVKCLRSEVDITEGLLKRLVLVHCPDCESYLQPPRTWVKLQLESKELLTFCLKRLQKNMNINKAKLVNAEFIWTEPHSKRVKVKVSVQKEVYHGAILEQSYLVEYVQQDHMCESCSKVAANPDQWVAAVQLRQHVSHRRTFFYLEQLILKHGAAARAVRIKQMDHGIDFYFTSRSHGNKFVEFIGKVSPIRSRSDKQLVSHDVKSSIYNYKYTFSVEISPICREDLICLPPKAAGTLGNIGPIVICTKVTNSIALLDPHTLKFGFLDADQYWRTSFKSLLTSRQLVEYIVLDIEPVSSEVIVGGTKYVLADAQVARVSDFGKNDIMFNIKTHLGHLLKPGDLALGYDLYSANTNDMELDNYRGYVPEVVLIKKSYEEKRQKRRPKPRAWKLKSLVMEVDEKVNEDKMASEYEQFLKDIEENPELRFNISLYQNKDYQPSEATSVADGEELPSVPFNELLAELDDLELRDDDDDDDDEKEEEDKMAE, from the exons ATGATTCACTTAAgccaaaaaaaaataaaaaataaacacATATTAACAATTTATTGTAAACCTAGCAAAATTTTCGGCAGCCACCGTAAATCAAACACGCCGCTGATTCATCTCCTTCGTATCGTGGTTTTTCATTTCTTCTTCACCATACCTCCTGCTTCCACTTTGATTCTTCAG GGTTTATTAGAGATGGCTGGAGAAACTGGCATGTTCACTGTTCAACGAACAATTGGCAGTGTTTTGTGTTGCAAATGTGGGATTCCAATGCAACCAAATGCAGCCAATATGTGTGTTAAGTGTTTGCGCTCCGAAGTTGATATCACCGAAGGGTTACTCAAGCGTCTCGTGCTTGTTCATTGCCCTGATTGCGAGAGTTACTTGCAGCCACCAAGAACATGGGTCAAACTTCAATTAGAATCGAAGGAGCTCTTGACATTTTGCTTGAAAAGGTTGCAGAAGAATATGAATATCAACAAAGCTAAGTTGGTAAATGCTGAGTTTATTTGGACTGAGCCACATTCCAAGAGGGTTAAAGTTAAGGTCAGTGTTCAGAAGGAGGTTTATCATGGCGCGATTTTGGAACAGTCTTATCTTGTCGAGTATGTTCAACAGGATCACATGTGTGAATCTTGTTCGAAGGTTGCGGCGAATCCTGATCAGTGGGTTGCTGCTGTGCAACTCAGGCAGCATGTCTCTCATCGGCGGACTTTCTTTTATTTGGAGCAGCTGATTCTGAAGCACGGTGCTGCAGCTCGTGCTGTCCGAATCAAACAGATGGATCATGGTATTGATTTCTATTTCACCAGTCGAAGTCATGGTAACAAGTTTGTTGAATTTATAGGGAAAGTATCTCCGATAAGGAGCCGTAGTGATAAGCAGCTTGTTTCTCATGATGTAAAGAGTAGTATTTATAATTATAAGTACACATTCTCTGTTGAAATCAGTCCCATTTGTCGCGAGGATTTGATTTGTTTGCCTCCTAAAGCGGCTGGAACCTTGGGAAATATCGGTCCTATTGTGATTTGCACTAAGGTTACTAACAgcattgctttgcttgatccACATACCCTGAAATTCGGTTTCTTAGACGCTGATCAGTATTGGAGGACATCCTTTAAGTCCTTACTTACTAGCAGACAGTTAGTCGAATATATCGTGTTGGATATTGAGCCTGTTTCATCTGAGGTCATCGTTGGTGGCACGAAATATGTTTTAGCTGATGCTCAAGTGGCTCGTGTGTCGGATTTCGGAAAGAATGACATAATGTTCAATATCAAAACTCACTTGGGCCATCTTTTAAAGCCTGGTGACTTGGCACTTGGTTATGACTTGTATAGTGCTAACACTAATGACATGGAATTGGACAATTACAGAGGTTATGTTCCTGAAGTGGTTTTGATAAAGAAGAGTTATGAAGAGAAACGCCAGAAGCGACGCCCGAAGCCTCGTGCATGGAAGCTTAAGTCACTTGTCATGGAAGTTGATGAGAAGGTTAATGAAGATAAGATGGCCTCAGAATATGAACAATTCTTGAAAGACATTGAAGAAAACCCTGAGTTGCGGTTCAACATATCTTTATACCAAAATAAAGATTATCAGCCATCTGAGGCGACATCTGTTGCTGATGGTGAAGAGCTGCCTTCTGTTCCATTCAATGAGTTGCTGGCTGAGCTTGATGATCTTGAACTGagagatgatgatgatgatgatgatgatgagaaGGAGGAAGAAGATAAGATGGCAGAATGA